The region AGGATGCGGACGTGGTCGAAGGCGAGCGGGCCGACCGAGCCGTACGGCAGCCAGCGGGCCTGTGCCGCGTCACCGCCGCCGTGCGGCTCGGGAGGGTCGGGGAGCAGCGCGGCGAACGCGACGGAGACGACCCGCATCCTCGGGTCGCGGTCGGGTTCGCTGTAGGTCCGCAGCTGTTCCAGGTGGAGGCGGGAGAGGTCCGGGATGCCGGTCTCCACGGCGAGTACACGCCGGGCGGCCGTCTCCGCGGATTCCTTCGGCAGCACGAAGCCGCCGGGCAGGGCCCAGCGGCCGGCGTACGGTTCCTGCCCCCGTTCGACGAGCAGCACCTCGAGTTCGCCCGCGCGGACGGTCAGGACGGCGAGGTCGACGGTGACGGCGAAGGGTTCGAAGGCGTACTTGTCGTAGCCCTCGGGAGCGAGGCCTCCCCTTGCGCGCAAGTCACCCGCCCCCGGTTCCGCACGAGTCGTGGCCGGTGACGACCGGCACGAGTAATAGTCAGTACGACTATAAAAAGCCGAACCGCGCCCTACAAGACCTCGGGCGCGGTTCTCGGCACATCCGTGTTCTCGGCACATCCGCGCCAGAAGCCCTCAGCGGCCCCTGGAGCGCGTCGGAGGCCGCCGGGCTCCCCGCCGGGCGGTGAAGGCGGGCGGAGGGCGCACAGCGCCCTCCAGGGCCGCCGGGCGGGGTCTAGAGATCGACCTCCTGCATGAGCATCCCGACCTCGGTGTTCGACAGGCGGCGCAGCCAGCCCGACTTCTGGTCGCCCAGGGTGATCGGACCGAAGGCCACACGCACGAGCTTGTCGACCGGGAAGCCGGCCTCCGCGAGCATGCGGCGCACGATGTGCTTGCGGCCCTCGTGCAGGGTCACCTCGACGAGGTAGTTCTTGCCGGTCTGCTCGACGACGCGGAAGTGGTCCGCCTTGGCGTACCCGTCCTCCAGCTGGATGCCGTCCTTGAGCCGCTTGCCCAGGTCGCGCGGGATGGGACCCACGATGTGCGCGAGGTAGACCTTCTTCACGCCGTACTTGGGGTGGGTCAGCCGGTGCGCCAGCTCGCCGTGGTTGGTGAGCAGGATGACGCCCTCGGTCTCGGTGTCGAGCCGCCCGACGTGGAAGAGCCGCGTCTCGCGGTTCGTCACGTAGTCACCGAGGCACTGCCGGCCCTCCGTGTCCTCCATGGTCGAGACCACGCCGGCGGGCTTGTTCAGCGAGAAGAACTGGTACGACTGCGTGGCCACGGTCAGTCCGTCGACCTTGATCTCGTCGTGCTCCGGGTCGACGCGCAGACCCTGCTCCAGGACGATCTCGCCGTTGACCTCGACCCTGGCCTGCTCGATCAGCTCCTCGCAGGAGCGGCGGGAGCCGTAGCCCGCACGCGCGAGCACCTTCTGCAGGCGCTCGCCCTCCTCCTCGGCGCCCGGGAAGGTCTTGGGCAGCTTGACGTCAGGCTTGCCCGCGTACCGGTCCCGGTTGCGCTCCTCGGCCCGCGTCTCGTACTCGCGGGAACGCGCGGGCTCCGTACGGCCACCGCGCTGCTGGCCCTGCTTGGGGCCGCCCTTGGCGCCGCCGCGGGCCGCGTTGCCGCGCCCGGACTTCGGGCCTTCGTGGGACGCGGCGGGGCCTACGTCGTAGCGGCGCTCCTCGGGGCGGGGCTTGCCGGCGCGCTTCGGCCTGTCGTCGCGCCCTCCCGCGCTCCTCGGCTGGGAGCCGCCCCCACCGGTGCCCCGGGGGTTGCCGCTCCCGCCGGCCCCGCGAGGGTTGCCGCCTCCGCCGGTCCCGCGGGAATTACCGCCTCCACCGGTCCCGCGCGGGTTGCCGCGCCCGCTGTTCCTGCCACTGCCACTGCCACTGCCACTGCTTCGCATCAAAGTTCCGTCGTCGTCGTGTCGTCTGCATCTGCATCCGGTGCATCCGGATCGAACGACGGGACCCCTTCCAGCGTCTCGGCCTCGATCGCGTCCGCCTCGGGGAGGAAGGGCGCGAGCTCCGGGAGCTCGTCCAGACCGCGCAGGCCCATTCGCTCCAGGAAGTAGTTCGTCGTCACGTACAGGATCGCACCTGTTTCGGGTTCCGTGCCCGCCTCCTCGACCAGACCGCGCTGCAACAGGGTGCGCATCACACCGTCGCAGTTCACTCCGCGGACCGCTGAGACCCGGGATCGGCTGACCGGCTGGCGGTAGGCGACGACCGCCAGGGTCTCAAGGGCGGCCTGGGTGAGCCGGGCCTGCTGCCCGTCGAGGACGAAGCGTTCGACGGCCGCCGCGTACTCGGGCCGGGTGTAGAACCGCCAGCCGCCCGCGATGAGCCGCAGCTCGAAACCGCGGCCCTGGACGGTGTACTCGTCGGCCAGCTCCCGCAGCGCGTCCTTGATCTGCCGTTCGGGCCGCTCCAGGATCTTCGCGAGGTGCTCCTCGGTCGCGGGCTCGTCCACGACCATGAGGACGGCCTCCAGGGCGGGCTTCAGGTCGAGGTCGGCGACGGTACGCAGGCCCGCCGGGGTGTCGGTGGTCTCCTGGTTCACGCCTTCTCCTCCTTGGCGCCGTCCTTGATCTTGTCGTCCTTGGTCTCGCCGTCCTTGGCCCGGTCGTCCTTGGCCACTTCCGGCGGGCGGTCGAACTCGTCCGTGACCCTCGGCTGGCCGTCGCCGTCGCCGCCCGTCCAGCGCACCATGAGCTCCCCGAGGGCCTCCTCCTGGTCGAGGGCGACGGCCTTCTCCCGGTAGAGCTCCAGCAGGGCCAGGAACCGGGCCACGACGGTGAGGGTGTCCTCGGTGTCCTCGACGAGGGCGCGGAAACTGGCCTCCCCGAGCTCCCGCAGCCGCGCCACCACGATCCCGGCCTGCTCCTGCACGCTCACCAGCGGGGCGTGGATGTGGTCGACGTACACCTGCGGCCTGGGCTTGGGCTGCATCGCCTTCACGGCGAGCCTGGCGAATCCTTCCGCCCCGATGCTGATGACCACCTCGGGCAGCAGCTCGGCGTGGTGGGCCTCGAGCCCGACGGTGCGCGGGTAGCGGCGGCCCTCTTCCTCCAGCCGGGCGTTGAAGATGTCCGCGATCTGCTTGTAGGCGCGGTACTGGAGCAGCCGCGCGAACAGCAGGTCCCGCGCCTCCAGCAGCGCCAGATCCGCCTCGTCCTCGACCTCGGCGGCCGGGAGCAGCCGGGCGGCCTTCAGATCGAGCAGCGTCGCCGCGACGACCAGGAACTCGGTCGTCTGGTCGAGGTCCCAGTCGGGACCCATCGCCCTGATGTGCGCCATGAACTCGTCGGTGACCTTGGACAGCGCCACTTCGGTGACATCGAGCTTGTGCTTCGAGATCAACTGAAGCAGCAGGTCGAACGGCCCCTCGAAGTTCGCGAGCCGCACCTTGAAGACCCCGTCACCGGCCTCGGCCTGTGCCGGAGGTTCGGGCGAAGGCTCAAGCGCCGTGTCCGCCGGAGGGTCCGCTGCCGGAGACTCGGGCGCCGTGTCTACCGGAGGGTGCGCCGCCGGAGGCTCGGGCGCCGTCTCCGCGGCGGCCTCGACGGGCTCCTCCACGGACTCCTCGACCGACTCGGCTCGCCCGTCGACCGGCGGCGGCCCCTCGGCCGACTCGACGCGCTCCTCGGGCCGCCCGTCCCGCTTCTCCGTCGGGACCGGCGTCGCGCCGGGGCCCCGGCCCAGGACACGGCGACGGCCGCCGGAGCCGGCGGGGACAGAGGTGTCGTTCGAGGTCATAGCCGTCGCAGGCTACCGCTACCGCCCGCGAAGCCGTCGTACGAGGATGCTCGCGTCCCCGCGGGATTCAAGATCGGCGAGTACGACGGCGACCGCCTCGCGGACGATCCGGCCGCGGTCGACCGCGAGCCCGTGCTCCCCGCGGAGCACCAGCCGGGCGTGCTCGAGGTCCATGAGCTCCTCGGCGGACACGTACACCGTGATCTTCTCGTCGTGCCGCTCCCGCCCGCTGGGCCGCCGGTTGGCGGCGCGGGAGCGCTTGCTGCCGCGGGCGGGCTGCCCGCCGGCGCCCTCCTGCGTCGCCTGGCGCCGCGCCGAACGCTCCGGGGCCGTACCCCGGCTGCGGGACTCTCCCGCGTCCGCCTCGGCGTCCGCCGCGACGTGTTCGTCGCCCTCGCCGTCACCGCCCTGCACCGGCACCGACTGCGGCGCGTCCTCCGCGGCGGCCGGGTCGCTCTCACCGGCCGGAGCCGGTACCCGGGCCTCGCCGTTGGTCCGGCGGGTCGGGGTGGATGACTGGAGCGCCATGCCCCCGGTGGTACGGAACAGTTCGTCGGCCCCCGGCAGACTCACTCGGCGTGACACCGGGCGAGCACCTCCCTGGCGAGCTGGCGATAGGCGGCGGCACCGACGGAGTTGGAGGCGTACGTGGTGATCGGCTCACCGGCGACGGTGGTCTCCGGGAAGCGGACGGTCCGGCCGATCACCGTGTGGTAGACGTGATCGTCGAACGCCTCGACCACGCGCGCGAGCACCTCACGGCTGTGCACCGTGCGGGAGTCGTACATCGTGGCGAGGATGCCGTCGAGCTCCAGCTCGGGGTTGAGCCGCTCCTGGACCTTCTCGATGGTCTCGGTGAGCAGCGCGACACCGCGCAGGGCGAAGAACTCGCACTCGAGCGGCACGATCACCTTGTGGGCCGCCGTGAGGGCGTTGACGGTGAGGAGGCCGAGCGAGGGCTGACAGTCGATCACGATGTAGTCGTAGTCGGCCATCAGCGGCTTCAGCGCGCGCTGGAGCGTGGACTCGCGCGCGACCTCGGACACCAACTGCACCTCGGCGGCGGACAGGTCGATGTTGCTGGGCAGCAGGTCCATGTTCGGGACCGCCGTCTTCAGGAGCACCTCGTCGGCCGCCATGCCCCGCTCCATGAGCAGGTTGTAGACGGTGAGGTCGAGCTCCATGGGGTTGACGCCGAGGCCCACGGAGAGCGCGCCCTGCGGGTCGAAGTCGACGAGCAGGACCCGGCGTCCGTACTCCGCGAGCGCGGCGCCCAGGTTGATGGTCGACGTCGTCTTGCCGACGCCGCCCTTCTGGTTGCACATCGCGATGATCGTCGCGGGGCCGTGGCTGGTCAGCGGACCCGGGATCGGGAAGTAGGGCAGCGGGCGTCCGGTCGGTCCGACGCGCTCACGGCGCTGACGGGCCGCGTCGGGCGCGAGCGTGGCCGCGTACTCCGGATCGGGCTCGTACTCGGCGTCGGGGTCGTAGAAGTGCCCCTCGGGCAGTTCGTCGTAGTCGGCGAAGTGGGTGTGGTTCCCGCCACTTCCGTTGCCGGCCATGGCGTTCACGTGATGGCCATCCATGCTCTGGTGTGCTGTCTGAGTCATCCGGGGACTCTTTTGCGCTGCGAAGGTTCGGACAGCGACGGAGCCGACAGCCTCGAGCCCCGTGGGGCCCTGGCCCCGCGCCGGCATTCCTGGTTGACCACCCCCGGGAGTAAATGTCGACTCATTCACAAGTCGTCTTACCTCCTTGGTGACCAGGAAACTTCTAGATAGGTCAGCGTGGCACCATGCCGACGGTTGGCGACTCTATGGCGTGTCACCGGTCCGCAGCAACACAATCCGCCGGACCCGACCCGATGTGTCGGCAACCGAACACCCCTCTGTCAAGGGCGTAAGGCCGTCGCACAGCAGGTTTCACGGGTGTGCGAATCGGTTAAAGGGTTACGTTCGTGGCGAGTTGAACGAGTGTCGCAAAGTGACCCGACACACACCCGACCGGACCTCGCTGGGCAAGGTCCGGCCGGGTGCGGGGCGTTGACGACCTGTGTTGACGTATCGCCTTTTGCCGATTGATGGGTCAGCCGGCCACGCGGCCGGTCACCCTTCGGTGTCTCAGCCGAGCAGGGACTCCAGCTCGACGTGCTCCAGGCCGTGCGCTTCCGCGACCTCCCGGTACACGACCTTGCCGTCGTGCGTGTTGAGGCCCTTGGCCAGCGCGGGGTCACGGCGCAGCGCCTCGACCCAGCCGCGGTTGGCCAGTTCCACGATGTACGGCAGCGTGGCGTTGGTCAGCGCGTACGTGGAGGTGTTGGGCACGGCGCCGGGCATGTTGGCGACGCAGTAGAAGACCGAGTTGTGGACCGGGAAGGTCGGCTCGGCGTGCGTGGTCGGGCGGGAGTCCTCGAAGCAGCCGCCCTGGTCGATCGCGATGTCGACAAGAACACTTCCCGCCTTCATCCGGGACACCAGCTCGTTGGTGACGAGCTTCGGGGCCTTGGCGCCGGGGATGAGGACCGCACCGATGACGAGGTCGGCCTCGAGGCAGGCCTTCTCGAGCTCGAAGGCGTTGGAGACGACGGTCTGGATCTTCGTGCCGAAGATCTTGTCCGCCTCCTTGAGCTTGTTGATGTCGCGGTCGAGCAGGGTCACCTGGAAGCCCATGCCGATGGCGATCTGCGCGGCGTTCCAGCCGGAGACGCCGCCGCCGATGACGACCGCCTTGGCGGGCAGCACACCGGGGACACCGCCGGGCAGCACACCGCGGCCGCCGTTGGCGGCCATCAGGTGGTAGGCGCCGACCTGGGGGGCGAGGCGGCCCGCGACCTCGGACATCGGGGCGAGCAGCGGCAGCGCGCGGCTCGGCAGCTCGACCGTCTCGTACGCGATCGCCGTGGTGCCGGACTCCAGGAGCGCGTCGGTGCACTCCTTGGACGCGGCCAGGTGCAGGTAGGTGAAGAGGGTCTGGTCCTTGCGGAGGCGGTGGTACTCCTCCGCGATGGGCTCCTTGACCTTCAGCAGCAGGTCGGCCGCGGCCCAGACCTCGTCGGCGGTCTCCAGGATCTGCGCACCGGCGGAAACGTACTCGTCGTCCGTGATCGAGGAGCCGACACCGGCGTTCCGCTCGACGACGACCTGGTGGCCGTTGCGCACCAGCTCGTGCACACCGGCGGGGGTGATGGCCACCCGGAACTCGTTGTTCTTGACCTCGCGGGGGATGCCGACCTTCACGTCGATCACGGTCCTTGGCTCAGAGGGTTCTGGGGCTATGCACGGCCGGGGCGATGCAAGCCGGGGCAATGCATGTCATACCCGGATACACGGGGGCGCACCGGGAGACACCACGAAAGAACGCGGCGGAGCCAGTCTAATGAAGGGGTTCTCTCTGTCTAGCCTTTCAATGCATCAATCTTCGACGGATGTACTACGGATTTCGCAGGCGTTAGCGCCTTGTTCCGTGCCTTCTGTGCCTTCTGGGTCTTCCACGGCCGTCGCGCTCTCCGGGAGCTCATCACCCAGCATGCGCTCGGCCGCCTTGCGGTGCAGTCGCGCCGCGGCGGGGTCGCCGAGCCGGTCCAGGGTGTCGGCCAGCCGCAGTTGCAGCGCGGCCTGCAGCCGGTGGTCCTCGGCGCGGCGCGCCCACTCGACCGCCTCGTGGCAGGTGCGCAGCGACTCCTCGGGCCGCCCTGCGTACTCCTGGACGCGCGCCAGCTCGCTCAACGCCCGTGCCTGAGCGGGCACATCGCCGTTCCTGCGGTGTCCGGTGACGGCGGCGCGCCAGTTGCGCAGCGCCTCGCCGTAGCGGCCCGCGTAGGTGTGCGCGGTGGCGATACGGCCGTACAGCCGGGCGGCGTCCACCCGCTCGTCCCGCGCCAGGCGCTGGGCGAGCGCCCTGCCGTACCAGTCGGCGGCCCGGTCGTGGTCCCCGAGCTCCTGGTGGGCGCCGCCTACGGATTCCATCGCGCGGCCGGTCGCATACGGGTCGTTCGCCTCGCGTCCGGCGTCCAGGGCGGCCCGGTAGCGGGCCAGGGCGTCGGCCGTTCGGCCGGTCTGGGCGTCCAGGTCGGCGAGGTTCAGCAGGGCCGCGGCCTTCTCGCGGGGCAGGCCCCGGCGCTCGGCGACGTCGAGGACGAGGCGGTGGATGCCGTACAGCTCGGGCGCCGCGGCCCGGGTGCCGAAGTGGGCCACCATCGCCCGCACCAGCGCGGCCATCAGCCGCCTGGCCAGGGTGTCCAGCTCCCCGTCCGCGACCGCGAGCCGGGCCGCGGCCAGCAGTGCGGGCTGCCGCAGGCGCAGCCAGTCCTCGGCCGCCCTGGGGGTCGGGAAGCGCAGTTCGCGGGGCAGCGCGGCGAGCTTCTCGCGGGCGGGCGCGTTGTCGGTCTCGGTGATGGCGCGGCAGGACACCAGCAGCCGTACGGTCCGCTCCAGCATCCGGGCGCGGGCCAGCTGCAGTTCGGCCGGGCGGTCCTGGCTCTCGGCGAGGGAGCGCAGCAGCGGCAGCAGGCAGCCGGGCACCTCGTACTGCGGCAGCCGCGACTCGACGGGCCGTACGAGGCCGAAGCCGACGAAGTCGTCCAGCGCGGCCCGTGCGGTCTCCACCGAGCAGCCGGCCAGCGCGGACGCGGTGTGCGGGTCGATGAGGCCTGCCGGGGCGAGCGAGAGCAGACGCAGTATCCGCGCGGCGGTGGCGGACAGCGCGGTGTAGACGAGGTGGAAGACCCGGCCGAGCGGGGTGCTCTCGTCGCCCTCGGTGCGCAGTTGCTTGGCGAGGTCGGCGACGGCCGAGGTGGGGCGGGCGGCGAGCCAGCCTCCCGCGAGGCGCAGGGCGGCGGGCTGACCGGCGCACTCCTCGACCAGTCCCTCGGCCGCGAGCGGGTCGACGGTGATGCGCACCGAGCCGGTGAAGCGGTCGAGCAGTTCGAGCGCGGACTTGGTGTCCAGGCCGCCCAGGGTGCAGGGGCGGACGTCCGCGATGCCGGTCAGCGGCCCGCCGGAGACCGCGACGACCAGGCACTCGGGGGTGTCCGGAAGCAGCGCGTCGACCTGCTCGGCGTCGGCCGCGTCGTCGAGCAGCAGCAGGACGCGGCGGGTGGCGAGGGCCTCGCGCACCGCCTCGCTCAGGTCGTCGGCGGCTGCCCCCGCCGGCGCGGGCAGCTCCAGGGTCCTCAGCAGCTCCCGCGCGGTGCGCTCGGTGGGCACGGGGGTGCCGTCGGGTTCGGTGAGCCGGGCGCGCAGCACCCCGTCCGGGTAACTCCCCGCAACCTGCCGTACGAGCTCCTCGGCGAGCGCGGTGCGGCCCGATCCGGGCCTGCCGGCGATGAGCAGCACGCGCGCGCGGGGTGCCTTGCGGCCCGCGAGGGTGTCCAGGCCCGCGCGCTCGATGTCGACCCTGAGTTCCTTCAACTCTCTTGTGCGGCCGAGGAACTGACCCTCCGTAGGAGCGGACCCGGCAGCCGGGCGCCGCCCCGCCGACGACACTTTCGTGCCGTCTGTGTCCACCGCCTGATCCGCCACGGGCCACGCTCCCGTCCCACTGCGCGCGCAAGCCCGCCGGGACTCCGGTTCGGGCGTTTCCAGAGCCTAGTTCACGCTCTGCGACGATCCGGGCGGAGCACGGCGGGGACGTCCCCCGATCGGATCAGCCGATCGTAGGACTGATGGTGTCCGGTCGCGGGATCCGGTCACGGGTTCCGGTTGGGGGATCCGGTCGTGGGAGAGGAGCGTCCGGGGTGCGTCAGGACTCGAACGGGCGGGCCGGCCAGGGCGCCTCGGCCGGGCGCAGCGCGTCGAGTCCGTCGCCGCCGCGGGCGGCGACCAGGGAGAGGACGCCGACGACGAGACAGTTGTTGTGCAGTTCACCGGCGAGCACCCCGCGCACGAGATCGCCGACGGGGATCCGGGCCAGCTCCAAGTCGGCCTCTTCGTCCTCGACCTCGAAGCGCTCCCCCTCGGCCTCGGAGAGATCGCGGGCGAGGAAGATCCGCACGGCCTCGGAGCAGCCGCCCGGGGTGGTGTAGACGTCGGTCAGCACCCGCCAGTCCTCGGCCTTGACGTGCGCCTCCTCGTACAGCTCGCGCTGGGCGGCGTGCAGCGGGTTCTCACCGGGCACGTCGAGGAGTCCGGCCGGGATCTCCCACAGCTTGTGGCGCACGGGGTGCCGGTACTGGCGCAGCACCACCGCGCGGTCCTGGTCGTCGAGGGCGAGGACGGCCACGGAGCCGGGGTGGACCTGGTAGTCGCGGCGGGCGACCGATCCGTCCGGCATGACCACGTCGTCGGTGCGGACGGACGTCTTGTTGCCGACGAAGGGAGTCGCGGTGGCCCTGACTTCCCACTCCTCGGGGGTGTCCTTGATCGTCATGTCGCCCTGTTCCTCCTACGCACCGAACGAAAACCGGGGCACGTGTCCCAAAAGACGCGTACCCCGGTCACCGTACAGCCCTTGTGTTACTTGCCCGTCTTGCGCTCGACGGCGGCCTTGACCAGGCCCGCGAAGAGCGGGTGCGGGCGGGTCGGGCGGGAGCGCAGCTCGGGGTGCGCCTGGGTCGCGACCAGGTAGGGGTGCACCTCGCGCGGGTACTCGACGTACTCCACGAGCTTGCCGTCCGGGGAGGTGCCGGAGAACTGCAGACCGGCCTTCTTCTCCAGCTCGCCGCGGTAGGCGTTGTTCACCTCGTAGCGGTGGCGGTGACGCTCCTCGACGTACTCCTTGCCGTCGTACACCTCGCGCGCGATGGAGCCCTCGGCGAGCTTGGCCGGATACATGCCCAGTCGCATCGTTCCGCCCATATCGCCCTCGCCCGCCACGATGTCGAGCTGCTCGGCCATCGTGGAGATGACCGGGTGGGCGGTGGCGGAGTCGAACTCGGTGGAGTTGGCGTCCGGGATGCCGGCCAGGTTGCGCGCGGCCTCGATCACGATGCACTGCAGGCCGAGACAGAGGCCGAGCAGCGGGATCTTGTTCTCGCGGGCGTACTGGATCGCGCCGACCTTGCCCGACACGCCACGGTCGCCGAAGCCACCGGGGATGCAGATGGCGTCGACGTCGCCGAGCTGCTTCGCGGCACCCGCCGGGGTCTTGCAGTCGTCCGAGGTGACCCACTTGATCTTCACGCGGGCCTTGTTGGCGAAGCCGCCGGCGCGCAGCGCCTCGGTGACCGAGAGGTAGGCGTCGGGCAGGTCGATGTACTTGCCGACGAGCGCGAGGTTGATCTCGTGGAGCGGGTTGTGGACGCGGTCGAGCAGGTCGTCCCAGGTCGTCCAGTCCACGTCGCGGAAGGGCAGGTCCAGCTTGCGCACGACGTAGGCGTCCAGGCCCTCGGTGTGCAGCACCTTCGGGATGTCGTAGATCGACTTGGCGTCGATGGCCGCGACCACGGCCGCCTCGTCGACGTCGCACATCAGCGAGATCTTGCGCTTGATGGCGGTGGGCACCTCGCGGTCGGCGCGCAGCACGATCGCGTCCGGCTGGATACCGATGTTCCGCAGAGCCGCGACCGAGTGCTGGGTCGGCTTGGTCTTCAGCTCGCCGGAGGGGCCGATGTACGGCAGCAGCGAGATGTGGACCACGAACACGTTGTCCCGGCCGACCTCGTGCCGGACCTGTCGGACGGTCTCCAGGAAGGGCAGCGACTCGATGTCGCCGACCGTGCCGCCGACCTCGGTGATGACGACGTCGACGTCGTCGGTCGCCATACGCCGGATGCGGTGCTTGATCTCGTTGGTGATGTGCGGGATGACCTGCACGGTGTCGCCCAGGTACTCGCCGCGCCGCTCCTTGGCGATGACCGTCGAGTACACCTGCCCTGTAGTGACATTGGCGGAGCCGTCCAAGTCAACGTCGAGGAAGCGCTCGTAGTGTCCGATGTCCAGGTCGGTCTCGGCGCCGTCGTTGGTGACGAACACCTCGCCGTGCTGGAACGGGTTCATGGTGCCCGGGTCGACGTTCAGGTAGGGGTCGAGCTTCTGCATGGTGACCCGCAGGCCCCGCGCCTTGAGCAGCGCACCCAGGCTGGAGGCGGTCAGGCCCTTACCGAGGGAGGAGGCGACACCCCCGGTGACGAAGATGTGCTTGGTCGTCGTGGATTTGGGCGGCATGGCCAAGAGGGGGCTCCCGTGGTCGCGGTCTGGGGTGCGTACCGGCGTGGTGTCCGAAGATTTCCGGAGGTGCCGTCGCTGCGGTTCGGGGGTTTCTTGCCCACCGGTCCACGGGCTACCAGGGTATCAGCGACCCGAGGAGGCTGCTTCCGGCCACGCTCCGCACACCCATCGGCACAGACCACACACAGCACTCACTCGATCGGACCAGGCGGGTTGCCTGGAGCGGCACGCGGATCACCCACGTGCGTCGTATCCTGCTCGGACACTCGCTGCCGAGTCCGGCCGGCACGCGGCACCATCCCCGCCCGTATCCCGGAACCACGAGAGCTCGTCAGTTCGTTTCGCAACGACAATCGCACCGATAATTGACGTTCCGCAACGACGCTTTACCAACGTTCTAACGTTCATTCTTCTAACGTTTTAACGTTCCTGTTCCCTGACCGCAGAGCGACCGCCCCTCGGGGGCGACGTGGCCGTTCGACTGGAGATGCACGTGGCCGGGCGCATCGAGGACTACGCACTCATCGGAGACATGCAGACCGCAGCACTGGTCTGCCGGGACGGCACAGTGGACTGGCTGTGCCTGCCCCGCTTCGACTCTCATGCCATCTTCGCGGGACTGCTCGGCACGGAGGAACACGGATTCTGGCGGCTCGGGCCCGCCCACGCGGCCGACGCCGAACCGCCGACGGCGGCGCGCCGCTCGTACCGCGGCGACTCGCTGATCCTCGAATCCGAGTGGGACACCCCACGCGGCACGGTCCGCGTGACCGATTTCATGCCGCCGCGTGACGGCGCGCCCCAGCTGATCCGGATCGTGGAGGGCGTCACGGGCCGGGTCCCGATGCGCTCCGCGCTGCGGATGCGGTTCTCGTACGGCCGTGTCGTGCCCTGGGTGCACAAGCACGAGGGGCGCACGGTTGCCGTCGCCGGACCCGACTCGGTGTGGTTCGACACCGCCTGCGAGACCTACGGCAAGGCGCTGACCACGTACGCGGACTTCACGGTGGCACCCGGTGACCGGATCGCGTTCACCATCTCGTGGGAACCCTCACACAAGAAGCCCCCCGCGCTGCCCGAGCCGGAGCAGGCCCTGGAGGCCACCGAGGACTTCTGGCGCGACTGGGTCGACCAGTGCACGTACCACGGCCCCTACCGCGAGGCCGTCGTCCGCTCCCTGATCACCCTCAAGGCCCTGACGTACGCCCCCACGGGCGGCATCGTCGCCGCGCCCACCACCTCCCTCCCGGAGGAGATCGGCGGCGTACGCAACTGGGACTACCGCTACACCTGGCTGCGCGACGCGGCGATCACCCTCTCCTCCCTCCTGCGCACCGGCTACCGCGAGGAGGCCCGCGCCTGGCGCGAATGGCTGCTGCGCGCCGTGGCCGGCGACCCGGAGAACCTGCAGATCATGTACGGCATCGCGGGCGAGCGGGAGTTGGGCGAGGCGGAGCTCGACTGGCTGCCCGGATACGAGAACTCGGGCCCTGTACGGGTCGGCAACGGCGCCGCACACCAGCTTCAGCTGGACGTCTACGGCGAGGTCATCGAGGCCCTGCACCTGGCCCATATGACGGGCCTGTCCCGCAACGACTACGCCTCGCTCCTCCAGCTGAAGCTGATCCGCTACCTGGAGGACCACTGGGACCAGCCGGACGAGGGCATCTGGGAGGTCCGCGGCCCGCGCCGCCACTTCGTGCACTCCAAGGTGATGGCCTGGGTCGCCGTCGACCGCACGATCAAGCTCATCGAGTCCGGTGACGCGGACGGCCCGCTGGAGAAGTGGCGCGAACTGCGCGACGACATCCACCGGGACGTGTGCGAGAAGGGCTACGACAAGGAGCGCAACACCTTCACGCAGTCGTACGGCTCCAAGGAACTGGACGCCTCGCTGCTCCTCATCCCGCAGATGGGCTTCCTCCCCCCGGACGACAAGCGCGTGATCGGCACCATCGAGGCGATCCAGCGCGAGCTGTCCACCTCGGACGGCTTCATCCTGCGC is a window of Streptomyces sp. NBC_00271 DNA encoding:
- a CDS encoding tetratricopeptide repeat protein produces the protein MADQAVDTDGTKVSSAGRRPAAGSAPTEGQFLGRTRELKELRVDIERAGLDTLAGRKAPRARVLLIAGRPGSGRTALAEELVRQVAGSYPDGVLRARLTEPDGTPVPTERTARELLRTLELPAPAGAAADDLSEAVREALATRRVLLLLDDAADAEQVDALLPDTPECLVVAVSGGPLTGIADVRPCTLGGLDTKSALELLDRFTGSVRITVDPLAAEGLVEECAGQPAALRLAGGWLAARPTSAVADLAKQLRTEGDESTPLGRVFHLVYTALSATAARILRLLSLAPAGLIDPHTASALAGCSVETARAALDDFVGFGLVRPVESRLPQYEVPGCLLPLLRSLAESQDRPAELQLARARMLERTVRLLVSCRAITETDNAPAREKLAALPRELRFPTPRAAEDWLRLRQPALLAAARLAVADGELDTLARRLMAALVRAMVAHFGTRAAAPELYGIHRLVLDVAERRGLPREKAAALLNLADLDAQTGRTADALARYRAALDAGREANDPYATGRAMESVGGAHQELGDHDRAADWYGRALAQRLARDERVDAARLYGRIATAHTYAGRYGEALRNWRAAVTGHRRNGDVPAQARALSELARVQEYAGRPEESLRTCHEAVEWARRAEDHRLQAALQLRLADTLDRLGDPAAARLHRKAAERMLGDELPESATAVEDPEGTEGTEQGANACEIRSTSVED
- a CDS encoding NUDIX domain-containing protein, with product MTIKDTPEEWEVRATATPFVGNKTSVRTDDVVMPDGSVARRDYQVHPGSVAVLALDDQDRAVVLRQYRHPVRHKLWEIPAGLLDVPGENPLHAAQRELYEEAHVKAEDWRVLTDVYTTPGGCSEAVRIFLARDLSEAEGERFEVEDEEADLELARIPVGDLVRGVLAGELHNNCLVVGVLSLVAARGGDGLDALRPAEAPWPARPFES
- a CDS encoding CTP synthase; this translates as MPPKSTTTKHIFVTGGVASSLGKGLTASSLGALLKARGLRVTMQKLDPYLNVDPGTMNPFQHGEVFVTNDGAETDLDIGHYERFLDVDLDGSANVTTGQVYSTVIAKERRGEYLGDTVQVIPHITNEIKHRIRRMATDDVDVVITEVGGTVGDIESLPFLETVRQVRHEVGRDNVFVVHISLLPYIGPSGELKTKPTQHSVAALRNIGIQPDAIVLRADREVPTAIKRKISLMCDVDEAAVVAAIDAKSIYDIPKVLHTEGLDAYVVRKLDLPFRDVDWTTWDDLLDRVHNPLHEINLALVGKYIDLPDAYLSVTEALRAGGFANKARVKIKWVTSDDCKTPAGAAKQLGDVDAICIPGGFGDRGVSGKVGAIQYARENKIPLLGLCLGLQCIVIEAARNLAGIPDANSTEFDSATAHPVISTMAEQLDIVAGEGDMGGTMRLGMYPAKLAEGSIAREVYDGKEYVEERHRHRYEVNNAYRGELEKKAGLQFSGTSPDGKLVEYVEYPREVHPYLVATQAHPELRSRPTRPHPLFAGLVKAAVERKTGK
- a CDS encoding glycoside hydrolase family 15 protein, which produces MAGRIEDYALIGDMQTAALVCRDGTVDWLCLPRFDSHAIFAGLLGTEEHGFWRLGPAHAADAEPPTAARRSYRGDSLILESEWDTPRGTVRVTDFMPPRDGAPQLIRIVEGVTGRVPMRSALRMRFSYGRVVPWVHKHEGRTVAVAGPDSVWFDTACETYGKALTTYADFTVAPGDRIAFTISWEPSHKKPPALPEPEQALEATEDFWRDWVDQCTYHGPYREAVVRSLITLKALTYAPTGGIVAAPTTSLPEEIGGVRNWDYRYTWLRDAAITLSSLLRTGYREEARAWREWLLRAVAGDPENLQIMYGIAGERELGEAELDWLPGYENSGPVRVGNGAAHQLQLDVYGEVIEALHLAHMTGLSRNDYASLLQLKLIRYLEDHWDQPDEGIWEVRGPRRHFVHSKVMAWVAVDRTIKLIESGDADGPLEKWRELRDDIHRDVCEKGYDKERNTFTQSYGSKELDASLLLIPQMGFLPPDDKRVIGTIEAIQRELSTSDGFILRYPTTGEDAGVDGLEGDEGAFLACSFWMADDLAMIGRVDEARKLFERLLALRNDLGLLAEEWDPRLQRQVGNFPQAFSHVPLIDTALRLTASGAYGG